In Candidatus Hydrogenedentota bacterium, one DNA window encodes the following:
- a CDS encoding caspase family protein, with amino-acid sequence MKRCALLVGVNEYKGLNPLQYARQDAESFAEMLQRCCGFEEHEITLMTCQATGATCAFSRFVEHALTDLTERRDLDLLVFGFWGHGFAPEPGKRYLCGIDTLENDLDRTAVPLDIVRAKLAQAGARDTLLVLDCCQNRPAGRGAAAAALERGAEG; translated from the coding sequence ATGAAGCGGTGCGCGTTGTTGGTGGGCGTGAATGAGTACAAAGGCCTGAACCCGCTGCAGTATGCGCGTCAGGACGCGGAATCGTTCGCCGAGATGCTTCAAAGGTGCTGCGGCTTCGAGGAACACGAAATAACACTGATGACCTGTCAGGCGACGGGCGCCACGTGCGCGTTTTCCCGATTCGTGGAACACGCGTTGACGGACCTGACGGAACGGCGCGACCTGGACCTGCTGGTCTTTGGCTTCTGGGGCCACGGTTTCGCGCCGGAGCCGGGGAAGCGGTACTTGTGCGGGATCGACACGCTGGAGAACGACCTGGACCGCACGGCGGTGCCGCTGGACATCGTGCGCGCGAAACTGGCGCAGGCGGGCGCGCGGGACACGCTGCTGGTGCTGGACTGCTGCCAGAACCGGCCGGCGGGCCGGGGCGCGGCCGCGGCGGCGCTGGAACGGGGCGCGGAAGG